Proteins encoded within one genomic window of Tabrizicola piscis:
- a CDS encoding alpha/beta fold hydrolase — translation MTPLVLIPGMMCDARLWGGVEADLGVPVHHHLPIGADSMAALAADLLQSAPPRFALAGLSLGGILAMEVLRQSPGRVERLALLDTNPRAETPDAQARRAPQIARALSGDLAGVMRDEMKPNYLAAGPDQPAILDLCMDMALSLGPEVFARQSRALRDRADQQHTLAGFRGPALVLMGADDRLCPRERHDLMNALMPQSRLCIVAGAGHLPPLERPSETTAALRDWLALAH, via the coding sequence ATGACACCGCTTGTGCTTATTCCAGGCATGATGTGCGATGCACGGCTGTGGGGCGGCGTTGAGGCCGACCTTGGCGTGCCGGTCCATCACCACTTGCCCATCGGGGCGGATAGCATGGCAGCGCTGGCGGCGGACCTGCTGCAGTCGGCACCGCCGCGCTTTGCCCTCGCCGGGCTTTCGCTAGGCGGCATTCTGGCGATGGAGGTGCTGCGACAGTCCCCCGGCCGGGTCGAGCGTCTGGCGCTGCTGGACACCAATCCCCGCGCCGAAACGCCCGATGCTCAGGCTCGGCGCGCGCCCCAGATTGCCCGGGCGCTGTCGGGCGATCTTGCCGGGGTCATGCGGGACGAAATGAAGCCGAACTATCTTGCGGCAGGGCCAGACCAGCCTGCCATCCTTGATCTGTGCATGGACATGGCGCTGTCACTTGGGCCGGAGGTGTTTGCCCGCCAGTCCCGCGCCTTGCGCGACAGGGCCGACCAGCAGCACACCCTTGCCGGCTTTAGGGGGCCGGCCCTTGTGCTTATGGGCGCGGACGACCGGCTTTGCCCCCGCGAACGGCATGACCTGATGAACGCCTTGATGCCGCAATCGCGCCTGTGCATCGTCGCAGGCGCTGGCCATCTGCCGCCACTGGAACGCCCGTCCGAAACCACCGCCGCCCTGCGGGATTGGCTTGCCCTTGCCCATTGA
- a CDS encoding HpcH/HpaI aldolase family protein encodes MPITDLKTHFATGGTAVNGWCAIPSTITAEIMGRQGFDLMTVDLQHGLIDYQMALTMVQVLQGLPAPVLVRVPWNEPGIIMKCLDAGFAGLICPMINTAEDARNLVQAARYAPLGGRSFGPTRANMVHGAGYAKAANSSVLVLAMIETREAMQNLDAILAVDGIDGVYVGPSDLGLSLGYEPTLDPTAPEVLDAIATIGARARKAERLAGIHCGSPAMIHRAFGQGFHFASLLTDARLFTTAIAVQLATVRNTSAEVVKGY; translated from the coding sequence ATGCCGATCACCGATCTGAAGACGCATTTTGCCACTGGCGGTACTGCCGTGAACGGCTGGTGCGCCATCCCGTCCACGATCACGGCCGAGATCATGGGACGGCAAGGGTTTGACCTGATGACCGTCGATCTGCAGCACGGGCTGATCGACTATCAAATGGCCCTGACCATGGTGCAGGTGCTGCAGGGCCTGCCCGCCCCGGTTCTGGTCCGCGTGCCGTGGAACGAACCCGGCATCATCATGAAATGCCTTGATGCGGGGTTTGCCGGGCTGATCTGCCCGATGATCAACACGGCCGAAGACGCCCGCAATCTGGTTCAGGCCGCCCGCTACGCCCCGCTTGGCGGCCGGTCGTTCGGGCCGACCCGGGCCAATATGGTACATGGGGCTGGCTATGCAAAAGCGGCAAACAGCTCTGTGCTGGTCCTTGCCATGATTGAAACACGCGAGGCGATGCAGAACCTTGATGCCATTCTGGCGGTTGACGGGATTGATGGCGTCTATGTCGGCCCCTCTGACCTTGGGCTGTCGCTGGGGTATGAGCCGACGCTGGACCCGACCGCGCCCGAGGTGCTGGATGCGATTGCCACCATTGGCGCCCGCGCCCGCAAGGCCGAGCGGCTGGCGGGGATTCACTGCGGATCACCCGCGATGATTCATCGGGCATTCGGGCAGGGCTTTCACTTTGCATCGCTTCTGACGGATGCGCGGCTGTTCACCACGGCAATCGCGGTGCAACTGGCGACGGTCCGCAACACATCGGCTGAGGTGGTGAAGGGATACTGA